AGTAATGAAGAAGGTTCTTGGTTTTTTTCTTTTAGCATCAACCCTCCTTTTGTCCAGTTGCCGAACTGGCGGGGTGATCATTCGAGAAACTCCATTGAATGTCAGTGAAACCCGTCGCGCCGTGATGGCCGTGATTGGGGAACCGCGCTCGGTCAGTCAAAACGGGCGCGAGATTCTTTCTCAGTTCTACGATAAGAAAAACAAAGTTATCGAGAAGATGGACATGGCCCGCGAACGTTATTACACCCATGTCACCGTTCTTGGCGACCGCCGCCCTTATGACGTTCAGGTCGAGGTCCTAGTCGAAGGTCGTAATGAAGAAGGCGGTTTTGACCTTCTAGATCGCGATGATGACCGAGCTGGCGTGATCGCGGAAAAGATCCGCCAGTCGCTTAACCAAAGTCGCGACACCCGCAACGTAATTGACGACTTCCGCTCTTTCTAAATAACATGAGAATAGTCAGGAATGACTATTCTCTTAGATGAGGTGACTGTTGCAAGGAATGCGACTTCGACGGCTTCTGCCGTTGGCAGTAATAGCGGGATGCTTTTGCTGGTCAAGCCAATTAGGTGGCTTGAAGTTCATTCCTATTTATGAAGCCCTCACAATTAAAGCTCAAAAAAATTCTCCACCTCACATCGCTTTCGAAGAAGTTTTAGAATCAGAACGTGTTGCTAACGAGTGGGCGCGTATTGAAAAAATCACGCCAAGAAATCTAGCGGCAGAAAAATCCACGGCTCCTCTTTATTCACAAAAAGTGGAACTGCCGGAAATGGTTCTAAAAAAGAATGTTGAAAAAGTCGTGGCTGAGGCCACCTATGCTTCCAACCCTCAGCCTTCTGGCGAACAAAGCGAAGTAGCAGTTCAAGATAATTCTTGGATGGAGCAGCTTCCGCGTGCTCAAGCGATTCGTTTGCAAGAAGCTCAAAGACGCAGCGAAGTTCTGGCAGAAAACTGGCAAGGTCAAACTTGGTCGGAGATGGCCAAAGACGTTCTTGAAAAATCAGGTGCTCTTACTTCACCTTCGGCAGCATCTCCGAATGGAGTTTATGTTGCTGGAACTTCAGCTTCGGGACAAAAGAATACCGATCTTCCGCGCACGCAAGTCTATTATAACCATGAAAATAAAAGCAGCCCTTCATCAGCTCCATCTGGTGGAAATCCCAATGCTCCCGCTGATCAAGGACAAGGGTTTCTTCCTTCCAATGCTTTAGTGGAAGAAAGAGGAACTGGTTCATGTTCTATCGTAGGCCCTCTTGAAATCACAGGCGGTTTGGCTGTTACAAACGAACATCATATTGAAGTTCGTCGCAGTGATGAGGGCATCCTTAAAGAATTGGGCCGCGTGGACCTGCAACAAGGTCTTTATAATATTGATGTCGAAGACACTTCAGGAACGATTGTGGCCCGTCTTGTTGATAAAGATGGAAAAACTTTAGGTGAAGGATCTTTTAGACTGAATCGTTTGGTGGCTTCACAAACTAAATCCTTGCAAGGCCCTAAACTTCGTATCGAACCACATCCTGATTTTGCAGGAATCGTCACAAGTGCTTACAATCCGAAAGCCAATGATGCGGCTCCCGCACAAACGCGTGTGACCTTTGTAAAAGGTGCTAGCGAAGTGGCTGTAAAAAAAGACGGCTATGTGGCGATGGATAACGTAACAAAAGGCTCTAGCACCGTCATGCGTGCGGCGGCTCCTAAGCATTTGCAAACAGCTTCAATTGTGATTTCAGGGGCTGAGTTTAAATCACAACTTTATCCAGAATCGATGATTCAAGCTCTTCAAGACATCGTTGCTCAACAAAGAACTCAATCCTTTGATGGTGCGCCGACAGTGATTTGGGGACGCGTTAGTCAGGATGGAAAAAATCTTTCTGGAATTGAAGTCGCCGTTGAGTCTGACGAAAGCTTGCTGCCGATTTATTTTAATCAATTCATGCTTCCTGATCCGAACCTGAAAGCCACAAGTGACAACGGACTTTACGCATTTGTTGATGTGAGCCCAGGCTTTCACTCATTGTTAGCAACAAGAGCGAATTCTATTTTGGGCTATCAAAACGTCATCGTTGAAGATGGCTCCGTTGCTCAAGGCGATATTGAATCGACAATTAAAACGGAAGCAGTTCCGTTGCGTGTGTACGATGCCTTTACTGGCGAGGCGCGTTCGGCTCTTGTGACGATGCAAAGTTTAAATGAAGACTTGCAAGTGCAAGACGGTGTTGCGACGGTGAATCTTCCGCACATCAGTCGTTTAGGGATGATGCGCATTCAGCCTGAAGGTGCCGACTATGTAGCCGCTCGTTACTTGTATAACGACAGTGATGCCTTTATTCATGCGCCTCTAGTTCATTGGTCATGGCTTAACACGATTAAGACATATTTGCGCATTGACGATCCGGCAAGTGCGGGTGTGATCGTGGGATTTGTTCCTGATGAAGATTTTGAAGTTTATCTGGCTGCTTATGATAACTTTGAACCTCGTCATATCGTTTACTTTGATATGCAAGGCCGCATCCTGCAAAACCGCAAAGGAATCGCAGGTGGTGGATTTATTCTCTACAATGTTCCTGAAGACACTCATGAAGTTGTCGTTGTCGGAAGTCGCACGCAAAAGATTTATTCGCGCGTGCTTCCTGTTGATGCCAATTCGCTCTCTGTCTTAACTTTCCGCGAATAGATTTTTATTTCGCGAAGTCTTCGACTTTTTTCTTAAAGAAATTTCCGCGATCTTCAAATGATTTAAATTCGTCAAGGCTTGTTCCGCCGGGACTGAGTAAAACGGTGTCGTGAGTTTTTACATTTCCAAAAACGAAATCCAAGGCTTCACCCAGCTTCGCAAAGGACTCTCCGGGTAAAAGAGATTTCTTTTGCGCGATCTCACGGCACTCACCAAAGAAAACAAACTCCACACCTTTGAAGTTTTTCAGCGGAATTAAATCTTGCCACGGAAGATTTTTATCTCGGCCGCCTAAAAGCAAAAATAATTTTCCTGAGTTCGTAAGTGTATCGTAAGCCGCGGTAGCCGCAATAAGCACGCTGTCCATTGCGGTGGCTTTGCTGTCGTTAATAAAACGAACGCCCTTAAATGTACCGACATTTTCAAGACGATGTACAAGTCCCTTAAAAGACTTCATGCCTTCAATTGCTGAAGAAGGCCAGCCTGCTGCCAGCGCCAGCGACGACGCCAGAGCAAGGTTGTCTTGATTATGTTGACCAATAAGCTGTGCTTTCTCCAAATGAAGATTTGCAAGAGAAGGATCTTTTTTTGAAACCACCTTCACTTGCTCATGATGATTCATTTTAAAGTACTCAACCAAATCACCACCTTCACTGTTTAAAAGCATCGCATTTTTAGTGAGAGAAAGAATATTCCATTTCGTGCGATAGTAGTGCTCTAGATTGTCGTAGCGCTCAAGATGATTGGAGGTAAAATAAGTGATCGCAGAATAATCAAGTTTTAGGTTCTCGCAGTTTTCTAACTGGTAACTGGAAAGTTCCAATACGATCCAGTCCGCGCGAGGACGTTTTCCCTCAACAACGTCGGCAGCGTACGCCGAAAAAGGAATGCCTAGGTTCCCACCGACAAAACCCGTTTTAGAAAAAGCCTCAAGGCCCGCACCCAAAAGTGAGACTGTTGTACTTTTTCCGACGGAGCCTGTGACGCCCATAAGCTTTTCTGTCGTCAAACATGAGCAAGCTAAAGAAATCTCGCTCGTGATCTTAGCTCCTTTGTTTTTTGCTCCCTGAATCCATGCTGACGTCAGTGGAACACCCGGAGAAACCACCAATGTTTGCGGTTTCGCCTGAGTCATAAGAGCTTCGGGGTCATTAAAGTCCGCTGTCTCCAGTTTGCCATCAAATGTGAGTACCGATTGAGGGGCGACGCCTAAGTTTAAAAGAAGGCGTTTCGCAGCTTCACCGCTTTTTCCCATACCGACAATTGCAATTGGAGTCTTCAGGTTCTTGATAAATTCGTTCATCTGCACGATCATATTCTTGGGAGGCAGATTTGCCCACTTCTTTTTCACAACCGATTCCTGATTTTAAAAAGGCGCCGTACACGGCGATCATTAGTGATTTGCATTTAACAGAGGCAGAACCAGTACGCGTTCGCTTTCCGTTGTGGAAAAAATTTAAAACCCGTCAGTTCTTTTTTGATGATGTTTTTGAAAGCTTTCTTAAACATATCGAAGAAAAAGCTCAAGGCGCTCCGATTGAACTGGTTTTAAACGGCGACATCTTTGATTTTGATAGCGTGTTGCGTTTGCCTGATGAGCCGGTTTTTCATGTCGGTTGGCTTGAAAAACATCGTGGACTTTATCCTCGCGAAGAACGCTCCCGCTTTAAAATTGAGGTCATACTCAAAGACCACGCAGAGTTTGTGCGCGCGTTGAGAGAATTTATTCTGCGCGGCCATCGTGCGATTTTTGTTATGGGAAATCACGACCTGGAGCTTCACTTTCCCGAAGTGCAGGAAGAGATCTATCGTCATCTGAATTTGCCAGAACACAAACGTCAGGAAGTTCGTTTTGTTGAATGGTTTTATATCAGCAATCAGGACACTTTGATTGAGCACGGGAATCAATACGATCCGTATTGCATGTGTGAAGACCCGGTGAATCCTTTTGTGCGCGGATACAATTTCGTTTCTTTAAAACTTCCGTTTGGAAATCTCGCCTGTCGTTACATTATGAACGGCATGGGATTTTTTAATCCGCATGTAGACACAAACTACATCATGACTTTGCCGGAATACATCCGCTTTTTCTTTAAGTATGTTGCGAAAGCACAACCAGGGTTGGTGTTAACTTGGTTCTGGGGTGCTGTAGTGACTCTTCTTCACTCGTTCTTCGACCGTTTGGCGGCGCCGATTCGCAACCCACTGAAAATTGAAGATCGTGTTTCTTATATTGCCGAAAAAGCCAACGCGGAACCGCGTATGGTGCGCGAGTTGAAAGAACTTTTTGTGGATCCCGCGGCAAGCAACCCGTTTTTGCTGGCTCGTGAGTTGTGGTTAGATCGCGCCTTTATTATCTTCATCGCCTTCTTTTTAATCTTTCAATTGATGGTTTTTGTTCGCTCCGTTTATGAGATTTCATTTTTCTGGGCGTTCATTCCGTTGTTTTTGCTTCTTCCATTTTTCCTTTTCTACAGTAAATCAGTAACCTCTTTGGTTTCTGGATACAAAGAACCGGATGACCGCGTGCTGGCCATGGCGAGTGCGATCACGAAAGCGCAGCGCATT
This region of Bdellovibrio sp. BCCA genomic DNA includes:
- the murD gene encoding UDP-N-acetylmuramoyl-L-alanine--D-glutamate ligase, whose protein sequence is MKKKWANLPPKNMIVQMNEFIKNLKTPIAIVGMGKSGEAAKRLLLNLGVAPQSVLTFDGKLETADFNDPEALMTQAKPQTLVVSPGVPLTSAWIQGAKNKGAKITSEISLACSCLTTEKLMGVTGSVGKSTTVSLLGAGLEAFSKTGFVGGNLGIPFSAYAADVVEGKRPRADWIVLELSSYQLENCENLKLDYSAITYFTSNHLERYDNLEHYYRTKWNILSLTKNAMLLNSEGGDLVEYFKMNHHEQVKVVSKKDPSLANLHLEKAQLIGQHNQDNLALASSLALAAGWPSSAIEGMKSFKGLVHRLENVGTFKGVRFINDSKATAMDSVLIAATAAYDTLTNSGKLFLLLGGRDKNLPWQDLIPLKNFKGVEFVFFGECREIAQKKSLLPGESFAKLGEALDFVFGNVKTHDTVLLSPGGTSLDEFKSFEDRGNFFKKKVEDFAK
- a CDS encoding metallophosphoesterase, which encodes MPTSFSQPIPDFKKAPYTAIISDLHLTEAEPVRVRFPLWKKFKTRQFFFDDVFESFLKHIEEKAQGAPIELVLNGDIFDFDSVLRLPDEPVFHVGWLEKHRGLYPREERSRFKIEVILKDHAEFVRALREFILRGHRAIFVMGNHDLELHFPEVQEEIYRHLNLPEHKRQEVRFVEWFYISNQDTLIEHGNQYDPYCMCEDPVNPFVRGYNFVSLKLPFGNLACRYIMNGMGFFNPHVDTNYIMTLPEYIRFFFKYVAKAQPGLVLTWFWGAVVTLLHSFFDRLAAPIRNPLKIEDRVSYIAEKANAEPRMVRELKELFVDPAASNPFLLARELWLDRAFIIFIAFFLIFQLMVFVRSVYEISFFWAFIPLFLLLPFFLFYSKSVTSLVSGYKEPDDRVLAMASAITKAQRIVFGHTHHTRHEIIGSVEHLNSGCWSPAFLDVECTKPLDQKTFVWISPGESGSRQAELFRFEDGKSELLINPGRA